A part of Arachis hypogaea cultivar Tifrunner chromosome 12, arahy.Tifrunner.gnm2.J5K5, whole genome shotgun sequence genomic DNA contains:
- the LOC112727104 gene encoding U11/U12 small nuclear ribonucleoprotein 59 kDa protein-like isoform X1 has product MNPFHFQYVPPPHPLGPPQFPMLPPDPPNSSSFWQNRNVCERLRELQDTLNLAKAMQKELEMLMMIKDGKVSLEDVKHGSNEPYLPGFLECLQDRRVNIESQESLAVEAANYLMSKLRSQLEPFRYVADEASPWEEKSAAARFANKVYKSKRNKRWRKKKRKRIAEMLAKEQEEFYCIDREADEWRAREISKDVANCKVEKMKEIAKIKAKEEKRKLEAELEMLLVVEKLQELRSIRIQKLKKQGHFLPEEDDKFLERVQAAVEEEEREALAAAETVAAKDAIATAEESRKASKNQGMLSKESSTDTKVEENKEKTVDKVPEEGSDAVEYKSSKIASEGQSSGGTYDPLANLPIEFYHYYHGSNNDMGTLIEVRRGWDAYIRPGGSRIPGHWVQPPPPANEIWASYLVKPK; this is encoded by the exons ATGAATCCATTTCATTTTCAGTATGTGCCACCACCTCATCCTCTTGGACCTCCTCAGTTTCCAATGTTACCTCCTGATCCACCAAATTCAAGTTCATTTTGGCAAAACCGAAATGTTTGTGAACGCCTCAGAGAATTGCAGGACACTCTTAATCTTGCAAAGGCaat GCAAAAGGAGCTAGAGAtgttgatgatgatcaaagatggtAAAGTGTCTTTAGAAGATGTGAAACATGGATCTAATGAACCTTACCTGCCTGGTTTTCTAGAATGTTTGCAAGACAGAAGGGTTAATATAGAATCCCAAGAATCGTTGGCAGTTGAAGCAGCTAATTATTTGATGTCAAAGCTAAGATCTCAGCTGGAGCCATTCAGATATGTTGCGGATGAAGCAAGTCCATGGGAGGAGAAATCTGCGGCTGCAAGGTTTGCGAATAAAGTGTACAAATCCAAAAGAAATAAGCGCTGgcggaagaagaaaaggaagcgtATTGCAGAAATGCTGGCAAAg gagcaggaggaattttattgcaTTGACCGAGAAGCTGATGAATGGAGAGCAAGGGAGATTTCTAAGGATGTTGCAAACTGCAAG GTGGAAAAGATGAAGGAAATTGCTAAGATTAAAgccaaagaagagaagaggaaattAGAGGCTGAG CTTGAAATGCTCTTGGTTGTGGAGAAGCTTCAAGAATTACGCTCCATAAGGATTCAAAAGTTGAAAAAACAAG GCCATTTTCTTCCTGAGGAGGATGACAAGTTTCTTGAGAGAGTTCAGGCTGCAGTGGAAGAAGAGGAGCGTGAAGCTTTGGCTGCAGCGGAAACAGTTGCTGCTAAAGATGCGATAGCAACTGCTGAAGAATCCAGGAAAGCTAGCAAAAATCAAGGGATGCTCTCAAAAGAAAGTAGCACTGACACTAAAGTTGAGGAGAACAAAGAGAAAACGGTTGATAAGGTGCCTGAAGAGGGATCTGATGCTGTTGAGTATAAATCCAGTAAAATTGCTTCAGAAGGACAGAGTAGTGGAGGAACATATGATCCTTTGGCAAATTTACCTATTGAGTTCTATCATTATTATCATGGCAGCAACAATGACATGGGAACGCTTATTGAG GTTAGAAGAGGGTGGGATGCCTATATCAGACCAGGAGGAAg CCGCATACCAGGGCACTGGGTTCAACCTCCTCCTCCAGCCAACGAGATATGGGCTTCTTACTTGGTCAAACCCAAATGA
- the LOC112727104 gene encoding U11/U12 small nuclear ribonucleoprotein 59 kDa protein-like isoform X2 — MLPPDPPNSSSFWQNRNVCERLRELQDTLNLAKAMQKELEMLMMIKDGKVSLEDVKHGSNEPYLPGFLECLQDRRVNIESQESLAVEAANYLMSKLRSQLEPFRYVADEASPWEEKSAAARFANKVYKSKRNKRWRKKKRKRIAEMLAKEQEEFYCIDREADEWRAREISKDVANCKVEKMKEIAKIKAKEEKRKLEAELEMLLVVEKLQELRSIRIQKLKKQGHFLPEEDDKFLERVQAAVEEEEREALAAAETVAAKDAIATAEESRKASKNQGMLSKESSTDTKVEENKEKTVDKVPEEGSDAVEYKSSKIASEGQSSGGTYDPLANLPIEFYHYYHGSNNDMGTLIEVRRGWDAYIRPGGSRIPGHWVQPPPPANEIWASYLVKPK; from the exons ATGTTACCTCCTGATCCACCAAATTCAAGTTCATTTTGGCAAAACCGAAATGTTTGTGAACGCCTCAGAGAATTGCAGGACACTCTTAATCTTGCAAAGGCaat GCAAAAGGAGCTAGAGAtgttgatgatgatcaaagatggtAAAGTGTCTTTAGAAGATGTGAAACATGGATCTAATGAACCTTACCTGCCTGGTTTTCTAGAATGTTTGCAAGACAGAAGGGTTAATATAGAATCCCAAGAATCGTTGGCAGTTGAAGCAGCTAATTATTTGATGTCAAAGCTAAGATCTCAGCTGGAGCCATTCAGATATGTTGCGGATGAAGCAAGTCCATGGGAGGAGAAATCTGCGGCTGCAAGGTTTGCGAATAAAGTGTACAAATCCAAAAGAAATAAGCGCTGgcggaagaagaaaaggaagcgtATTGCAGAAATGCTGGCAAAg gagcaggaggaattttattgcaTTGACCGAGAAGCTGATGAATGGAGAGCAAGGGAGATTTCTAAGGATGTTGCAAACTGCAAG GTGGAAAAGATGAAGGAAATTGCTAAGATTAAAgccaaagaagagaagaggaaattAGAGGCTGAG CTTGAAATGCTCTTGGTTGTGGAGAAGCTTCAAGAATTACGCTCCATAAGGATTCAAAAGTTGAAAAAACAAG GCCATTTTCTTCCTGAGGAGGATGACAAGTTTCTTGAGAGAGTTCAGGCTGCAGTGGAAGAAGAGGAGCGTGAAGCTTTGGCTGCAGCGGAAACAGTTGCTGCTAAAGATGCGATAGCAACTGCTGAAGAATCCAGGAAAGCTAGCAAAAATCAAGGGATGCTCTCAAAAGAAAGTAGCACTGACACTAAAGTTGAGGAGAACAAAGAGAAAACGGTTGATAAGGTGCCTGAAGAGGGATCTGATGCTGTTGAGTATAAATCCAGTAAAATTGCTTCAGAAGGACAGAGTAGTGGAGGAACATATGATCCTTTGGCAAATTTACCTATTGAGTTCTATCATTATTATCATGGCAGCAACAATGACATGGGAACGCTTATTGAG GTTAGAAGAGGGTGGGATGCCTATATCAGACCAGGAGGAAg CCGCATACCAGGGCACTGGGTTCAACCTCCTCCTCCAGCCAACGAGATATGGGCTTCTTACTTGGTCAAACCCAAATGA